The following is a genomic window from Chryseobacterium sp. StRB126.
TTTGCAGCTGACCTTATTCCTACTGCGGGCCACATCAATCAGGTCTATGTGATGGGATATGATACAAGACCTCTTTTAACACTGGAAGAAAAAGGAAAATTCCTTAAACAGTGTGTGGATAATGAGTATTTATTATTCTTTGAACATGATGCTCACAATGAGCTAGCTAGTCTAAAAATGACTGAAAAAGGAGTAAGGCTTGACGAAACGTTCAGTTTTAATGATGTTTTTGGTTATTAATTTTTAATTATGGAGGAATTACATTCAGAGGGCCAACAGGCCGAGCCACCCGCACCCAAGATTATTGGGTTAACCGGAGGAATTGGCTCAGGAAAAACTACAGTTGCTAAATTTATTGAAGAACTCGGTTTTCCGGTTTATTATTCTGATGACCGGGCAAAAGATATTGTCAATGATAGTGAAGAGCTGAAAATAAAGATCAAAGAACTTCTGGGCGAAGAATCTTATGATGAAAACGGTCTGTATGACAGAAAAATTGTAGCGGGTAAGGTTTTCAGTAATCAAGATCTTCTTCAGCAATTAAACGAGATTATTCACCCTGCTGTACGCATGGATTTTGAACAATGGGTAAAACAGCAGACCAAATATCTGGTGTTTAAAGAAACTGCGTTATTATTTGAATTAAGACTTAACAGACAATGCTATAAGTCTCTTTTGGTAACAGCAGAGGATAATATCCGAATCAAAAGAGTGATGGATAGGGATAATAAAACCTACCGTGAAGTAGAAGCTGTTATGGAAAAACAAATGC
Proteins encoded in this region:
- the coaE gene encoding dephospho-CoA kinase (Dephospho-CoA kinase (CoaE) performs the final step in coenzyme A biosynthesis.) yields the protein MEELHSEGQQAEPPAPKIIGLTGGIGSGKTTVAKFIEELGFPVYYSDDRAKDIVNDSEELKIKIKELLGEESYDENGLYDRKIVAGKVFSNQDLLQQLNEIIHPAVRMDFEQWVKQQTKYLVFKETALLFELRLNRQCYKSLLVTAEDNIRIKRVMDRDNKTYREVEAVMEKQMPERDKIKMADCIIYNNTNLEELKEQTEKIIFAIE